The Streptomyces sp. NBC_00576 genome contains the following window.
TCATCGCCGGTGTGGGTGTGGCCGCAGTGGCGATGATGGCGGCGCTGTCTCTGCGCGGCCACAGCGCCGCCGGAAGCCCGGCGAGCCTGGCGTCCCCCACGCTGGATCCCGCCCCCGGATGCCGGGGGAAGGCGTGCGACGGGAAGGACCCCAGCCCGATGGCCTGCGGGATACCCGAACGGGTGGACTCGCTCGGTCCGCCGCACCACACCAGCACCGGTACGGGGGTGGATCTCCGGTACAGCGAGGTGTGCGCCGCCGCCTGGGGCCGGATCTGGCATTCGAAGGTCGGGGACATGATCGAGGTCTCTGCCCCCGGCACCCTGCCGCGTCGGGTCGTCATCACGGACGCCGCGGATACGAGCGACTACCGATTCACGCCGATGATCGGCGGCCCGGACCGGACCGGCCTACAGCTGTGCTTCACACCGGCGGGCGGCACGGACCGGGAGTGCTTCGACTCCTGACGGTGCGTTTCTCCTACGCGCGCGAGCAGGGCCGGACCTCGGCCCTGCTCGCGCTCACCCCGCCCAGACGACCGCCTGCACCTCCCCGTACGCATGCAGCGCGTACGACCCCACATCGCGCCCC
Protein-coding sequences here:
- a CDS encoding helix-turn-helix domain-containing protein: MTGPAPECVALAEGLREMRARTGLSLAALAERTPYSKSSWERYLNGKKPVPRQAVEALCAMAGESAGRLLALWELADAEWSGRARHTRPSAEPPPMSSPTSASALVPAGAVGATGDHRRVRRQGLFIAGVGVAAVAMMAALSLRGHSAAGSPASLASPTLDPAPGCRGKACDGKDPSPMACGIPERVDSLGPPHHTSTGTGVDLRYSEVCAAAWGRIWHSKVGDMIEVSAPGTLPRRVVITDAADTSDYRFTPMIGGPDRTGLQLCFTPAGGTDRECFDS